Genomic segment of uncultured Desulfobacter sp.:
TCAATATTGAACTGGCAGTACATTTCACCACCGACCTCAATACTGGACCCGTTTCTGGTGCCGTTGATGTCCGTATCATCAAACCCTCTGATGGAGTTAATACCGCCAAGATAGAAGCGCTCCCAGTCTATGTCCGGGTTGCCGTCGGTTCTGTCATCAAGATAGCCCCCTTTGGCATAGAGACCAGCAGAAAATTTCCAGAACAAAGGAAAGAAGGCGGCCGATTCAACAAGATACTTGGTAAAATCAATCTCACCGCCTAAAAATTCCCCTGCATATTCTACGGACAGTTTGTGATACATACCCTCGGTAGGCAAGAAACTGTGATTCCTTGAATCATAACTAATATATGGCATAATACTTGATGTCAGATAAGAGCCTTCTGAAACCGAAGTATTTTCAGTTTCAACGTCATCAATTTCAAACTTTTCAATATTATATACTATGCCGATGGTAGTGTAATCCCAGAACCTGCGGGAGGCAGCCCGCAGGTTAATCCCGTAGGCGTTTTTATCATAATAATCGTATTCGTGTTCAAATTTATAAATATTAAACCCGGCGGAAATGGGTTTGTCAAACAGCCAGGGTTCTGTGAATCCGATATCATACAATGCCGTTTCCCCGGACATACGGATGGTGAATTTAGCGGTTTGTCCTTTGCCGAAAAGGTTACGTTCTTCAACTGAAAACTGACCGAACGGCCCATCATCACTGGAAAAGCCGCCGCCAAACGAGAAGTTCCCAGTGGGTTTTTCTTCAACATTGATATGAACGTCCCGTTTGTTCTCTTCTTTGGTTTTAACCGGTTTGATGTCGACATTTTGAAAATAGTCTTTAAACACCAGGTTTCTATTTGAACGCTGGATCTTTTTCATACTGTAAAGACCCTGCTCATCAATGGCAAGCTCTCTTCGGATAACTTTGTCCCGGGTTTTACTGTTGCCGGTAATGATAATCCGGTTAAAGTAAACCAGCTCTCCTTTATCAATGTCAAAATTTATATTGACGATGGCATCGGCATCATTTTTATCGGCCTTGGGAACAACCCTGACATTGGCATACCCCTGGTTGGCGTAAAAGTCATTCAGTGCAATCATATCCTTGCGCACGAGTTCCCGGTTATACAGTTCTGACTTAGGCGATTCCAGAAGAGCCAAAAGCTCCTCCTCGCTGGTGAGGATGTCACCTTTGATGCTGACCACCCCGTTTTTGTATTGCTTGCCCTCATCAATTTTAAACCGGATGGCAATCTCCTGCGTACCCATGTTCACTTCCGGATCAGAGACCTTGACATTGATAAACCCATTGTTCTTATAGAAGGCTTCGATACGAAGCACGTCATTGTCAAGCTCTGTCTCATCAAGTTCTCCCGAAGATGTTATAAAAGACCAAAAGCCCTTTTCCTTGGTCTGCATTTCGTCTTTGAGGTCATCATCGTCAAAATAGTGATTCCCCTCGAATGCAATGCTCGTAATTCTGACTTTTTCACCTTCTTCAATATTGAAAACGATATCCGCCTGATGGTTTTCCAGAGGCTTTATCTCGTATGAGATCTTACAATTATGATAATTTTTTTCATAATAGAGACGTTTGAGTTTATCTACGTCGCTGTTGAGCTTATATGCATTGAGAATGGACCCGGTGGAGGTGCTGACAACCTCAAATAATTCCTTTTCCTCATAAATATGATTATTTTCAAAGCGGATATTGCGGACACTGGGTTTTTCCTTAACTTCAAAAATAATCTCAACCCCTCTATCCATATTCTGGCGTTTGATGACTACATCATCAAAATATCCCATCTTGTAAACGCTGCTCAAATCGTTGTTTAAAACAGTACGATTTAAAAGATCGCCTTTTTTAGAAGAGATCACCCTTAGAATGGCATCGGAATCAACCCGAACGTTGCCCGTAACGGAAATGGCTGAAATAATTTTCTGCTGGAACAGTTCACCTATTATATCTTTTTCCAGGGAAGCTATACCGATATACAACTCGGACAGGGTTGGGGCTTGTGAGAAAAAAGTTGACGGGGCCTGTTTTTCATAGACACTTTGCATCTGCGAATCGACGCTCAATGCCTGTCCTGCCACAAAAATGTCGCCGGTAATAATCCAGTCAACGCCTAAACGGATACCCTCCTGACGGAATTGCTCGTATCCCCAGTCCGTTGTATCAACAAAGGTATCGGTGATCACAACCTTCGCGCCGTCTTTTTCAAGCTTTTCTTTCAACATTTTTGACACGGCCGGTGCAATTTTTTCATCGGGCTGCGCTGCCTGGACGTGAAAGGGAAATAACGCCACGGCAACCTGTTCCTCGGCAGAAACGACGCACGATCCCAAAAGGCAGAAAAAAACTGCAAGCAATACACCAAACTGAAAATTTCTCATATTTAGTCCTAAGTAAATGATTTCACCTAAATTTTTACTTTTATACCGGTACGATTTTCCCGTTTTTCAACGTCACTTTTCTGTCCATTAAACCGGATAATTCTGAATTGTGGGTGACCACGATAATCGTCATCCCCATTTCCCTGTTAAGTTCTTTTAAGAGTTGATGAACCGCGCGGCTGTTCTTTTGATCCAGATTGCCGGTGGGCTCGTCGGCCAGTAACATGGCCGGCGCCATGACCAGCGCCCTTGCAATGGCCACCCGCTGCTGTTCGCCGCCGGACAGGTCTTCTACCCGGTATTGGATTCGGGCTCCAAGTTCTACTCTTTCAAGCATATTTACGGCATGTTTTTCAATAGTTTTTTTAGATTTCCCACTGATTAAACCAGGCAGCATAACATTTTCAACGGCTGTAAAGCCCCGGAGCAAATGGTGAAACTGAAAAACAAAACCAATATTTTTGTTTCTAAAGGCAGCAAGCTTTTCATCATTATAACCCAGGATATCTTCGCTGTTGAACTGCAAACATCCTTCATCCGGCCTGTCAAGGGTACCGATGATATTAAGCAGGGTGGACTTACCAATCCCGGAAGCCCCGACAACGGCAATGGTCTCGCCCTGTTGTATGGATAGATCCGCCTTGTGGAGAATGTCCAGAGACGCTGTTTTGGATACAAAAGACCGTGAAACCCCATTGAGTTGAATCAGTGGTGTATCACCCATATCGTATGGCCTCCACTGGATTCATTCGTGACGCCTTATACGACGGATACAGGGTGGACAAAAAACAGATCACCAGGGCGGACACAGCGATTAAGATGACATCCGAATATTCAAGCTGAACCGGAAGGGTGGAAAAAGGATATGCCTCGGGCAGCTTTATAAATTCGTATCGTTTAAGGATGAAGCAGATCACAACGCCCAAGATTGTCCCGATACCCGTTCCGATGATACCGATAATCATCCCCTTAATAATAAAGATACGGCGAATCATGGAATTTGTGGCACCCATGGCTTTTAATACGGCAATGTCACGGGTCTTTTCCATCACCATCATGATAAGCGCCGACGCGATATTAAATGCCGCCACAAGGATAATCAGCGTCAGAATAACAAACATGGCGGTTTTTTCAAGTTTAAGGGCTGAAAACAGGCTGTGATTGATATCCATCCAGTTACGCAGATAATACGGATAGATTATGAATCCAAGTGCATTCTGGCTTAACTCTTTCACCTTGAATATCTGATCGGTCCAGATACCGAAGGCTGAAATTTTTCCTTTGGCCCCCACAAGGGCCTGGACCTGATCCAGTCGGGCATAGGCCAGGCTGGAATCGTATTCCGACATGCCGGATTTAAAGGTGCCGGTGACAACAAACTGTTTCATGGACGGAATCTGACCCATGGGGGAAATAACGCCCGATGCCGACATAAGGATCACCCGGTCGCCCTCCATTACCCCCACGGTCTGGGCTAGGGACTGTCCCAGAATAATGCCGGGAAGAGTTGTTTTGTTCGTTGTCTTATTTAGTGCATTTTCAAGATCCTGGGCGGTGTACCCTTTGATCAGTGCAGCCCCTTTTTCCGGCTCAATTCCCCTGAGAATAATGCCGGAAAAAGAGTTGGCTGTGCGTATCATGGCCTGGCCAAACAGGATTGGGGATACGGCCTTGACCCCGGGGGTCTGTCGGATCTTCTCCTCCATGTCCTGATCAGGAATAAAACGACCGGAATAATTCATTGCCAGAATATGGGGTTCCAGCCCAAGAATTCTGTTTCTAAATTCAGTTTCCGATCCGCTCATGACGGCAATCACCACAACAAGTGCCATAACACCGAGAATAACACCGGCCACGGACAACAAGGTGATCAAAGAGATAAATCCCTCCTTGCGTTTGGCCCGCAGATATTTTCCGGCTATGAAGAGTTCCGCCCCCACAAATCCCTTTTATACGCTATACATTTTTCATGTGTGGAAAAAGAATCACCTCGCGTATGGAGGCGGCATCGGTCAACAGCATGACAAGGCGGTCAATACCGATCCCCTGCCCGGCTGTGGGCGGCATGCCGTATTCCAGCGCCTCGACATACTCCGCATCCATAATATGGGCTTCATCATTGCCCTCATCGCGTTGACGCACCTGCATAAGAAACCGGTTATACTGGTCTTCGGGGTCATTGATTTCGGAAAATCCGTTGGCAATTTCTCTTCCGGCAATGAACAATTCAAACCGGTCCGTCAGTTCGGCATCGGTATCGCTTTTTCTGGACAAGGGCGATACTTCCACCGGGTATCCGGTGATAAATGTGGGCTGGATGAGCTTGGGTTCCACAAGGGCATCGAATAATTTGGTCAGCACCTTGCCGTGCCGGTCTTTCTTGGCGATTTGGATATTTTCTTTTTCAGCGTGGGCCAGTAGCGCTTCGGTATCATTGACAATGGCCGGATCAACGCCGCCGAACTCTGCCAAAGAATCGATCATGGAGATGCGTTTCCATCCCGTTGAAAAATCAATGGTCATCCCCTGGTATTCTACCTTGCTGTCCCCGGTAATTTGGGTGACAATGGTGGAAAACAT
This window contains:
- the bamA gene encoding outer membrane protein assembly factor BamA, with product MRNFQFGVLLAVFFCLLGSCVVSAEEQVAVALFPFHVQAAQPDEKIAPAVSKMLKEKLEKDGAKVVITDTFVDTTDWGYEQFRQEGIRLGVDWIITGDIFVAGQALSVDSQMQSVYEKQAPSTFFSQAPTLSELYIGIASLEKDIIGELFQQKIISAISVTGNVRVDSDAILRVISSKKGDLLNRTVLNNDLSSVYKMGYFDDVVIKRQNMDRGVEIIFEVKEKPSVRNIRFENNHIYEEKELFEVVSTSTGSILNAYKLNSDVDKLKRLYYEKNYHNCKISYEIKPLENHQADIVFNIEEGEKVRITSIAFEGNHYFDDDDLKDEMQTKEKGFWSFITSSGELDETELDNDVLRIEAFYKNNGFINVKVSDPEVNMGTQEIAIRFKIDEGKQYKNGVVSIKGDILTSEEELLALLESPKSELYNRELVRKDMIALNDFYANQGYANVRVVPKADKNDADAIVNINFDIDKGELVYFNRIIITGNSKTRDKVIRRELAIDEQGLYSMKKIQRSNRNLVFKDYFQNVDIKPVKTKEENKRDVHINVEEKPTGNFSFGGGFSSDDGPFGQFSVEERNLFGKGQTAKFTIRMSGETALYDIGFTEPWLFDKPISAGFNIYKFEHEYDYYDKNAYGINLRAASRRFWDYTTIGIVYNIEKFEIDDVETENTSVSEGSYLTSSIMPYISYDSRNHSFLPTEGMYHKLSVEYAGEFLGGEIDFTKYLVESAAFFPLFWKFSAGLYAKGGYLDDRTDGNPDIDWERFYLGGINSIRGFDDTDINGTRNGSSIEVGGEMYCQFNIEMMFPIVEEQAVYGVFFYDRGDVYNHGETIDLGDQYSSSGFELRWNSPMGPIRLAYGIVIDGKEAKSTGDGQFDFSIGAFF
- a CDS encoding ABC transporter ATP-binding protein, whose translation is MGDTPLIQLNGVSRSFVSKTASLDILHKADLSIQQGETIAVVGASGIGKSTLLNIIGTLDRPDEGCLQFNSEDILGYNDEKLAAFRNKNIGFVFQFHHLLRGFTAVENVMLPGLISGKSKKTIEKHAVNMLERVELGARIQYRVEDLSGGEQQRVAIARALVMAPAMLLADEPTGNLDQKNSRAVHQLLKELNREMGMTIIVVTHNSELSGLMDRKVTLKNGKIVPV
- a CDS encoding lipoprotein-releasing ABC transporter permease subunit; the encoded protein is MGAELFIAGKYLRAKRKEGFISLITLLSVAGVILGVMALVVVIAVMSGSETEFRNRILGLEPHILAMNYSGRFIPDQDMEEKIRQTPGVKAVSPILFGQAMIRTANSFSGIILRGIEPEKGAALIKGYTAQDLENALNKTTNKTTLPGIILGQSLAQTVGVMEGDRVILMSASGVISPMGQIPSMKQFVVTGTFKSGMSEYDSSLAYARLDQVQALVGAKGKISAFGIWTDQIFKVKELSQNALGFIIYPYYLRNWMDINHSLFSALKLEKTAMFVILTLIILVAAFNIASALIMMVMEKTRDIAVLKAMGATNSMIRRIFIIKGMIIGIIGTGIGTILGVVICFILKRYEFIKLPEAYPFSTLPVQLEYSDVILIAVSALVICFLSTLYPSYKASRMNPVEAIRYG